From a single Labrenzia sp. PHM005 genomic region:
- a CDS encoding SPFH domain-containing protein has protein sequence MPLAGFDIVLIGLLVLVVLVFFAGVKTVPQGYNYTIERFGRYRKTLTPGLNFIVPFIDRIGHKLNMMEQVLDVPSQEVITRDNATVTADGVTFYQVLDAARAAYEVLGLQNAILNLTMTNIRSVMGSMDLDSLLSNRDEINAQILRVVDAAAEPWGIKITRIEIKDINPPRDLVDAMGRQMKAEREKRASILEAEGKRQSEILKAEGEKQSLILEAEGRRESAFRDAEAREREAEAEAKATRMVSDAIASGDVQAINYFVANKYVEAFKELATSRNQKTLILPMEASSLLGSLSGIGEIAKEAFGKDDRPTRSSSVPVTGSPDGDER, from the coding sequence ATGCCTCTTGCAGGATTTGATATTGTCCTGATCGGCTTGCTAGTGCTGGTCGTTCTTGTATTTTTTGCTGGGGTCAAAACGGTTCCCCAAGGATACAACTATACAATTGAACGGTTTGGCCGTTACCGGAAGACGCTGACACCCGGGTTGAATTTCATAGTTCCATTCATTGATCGGATTGGCCACAAGCTGAACATGATGGAACAGGTTCTGGATGTACCTTCGCAAGAAGTTATCACCCGGGACAATGCCACAGTTACGGCCGATGGCGTCACCTTCTATCAGGTCCTTGATGCGGCCCGGGCGGCCTATGAAGTCCTTGGGCTGCAAAACGCAATTCTCAACCTCACCATGACCAACATCCGGTCTGTCATGGGCTCAATGGATCTAGACAGCCTTCTGTCCAACAGGGATGAAATCAACGCCCAGATCCTGAGGGTGGTCGATGCAGCGGCCGAGCCTTGGGGAATCAAGATTACCCGGATTGAAATCAAGGACATCAACCCACCGCGGGATCTTGTAGATGCGATGGGCCGTCAGATGAAAGCCGAGCGTGAAAAGCGTGCATCGATTTTGGAAGCAGAAGGCAAGCGCCAATCGGAAATCTTGAAAGCCGAGGGCGAGAAGCAATCGCTCATTCTAGAAGCCGAAGGCCGGCGGGAATCCGCTTTTCGCGATGCTGAGGCCCGGGAACGTGAAGCGGAAGCGGAAGCCAAAGCCACACGTATGGTCAGTGACGCAATTGCCAGCGGAGACGTTCAGGCGATCAATTATTTCGTCGCAAACAAATATGTTGAGGCCTTTAAGGAATTGGCAACGTCACGCAACCAGAAAACCCTGATCCTGCCAATGGAAGCATCGTCCCTGCTCGGATCGTTGAGCGGTATCGGTGAAATCGCCAAGGAAGCCTTTGGCAAGGATGACCGGCCGACCAGATCATCGTCCGTTCCCGTGACAGGTTCTCCTGACGGAGACGAGAGATGA
- a CDS encoding motility protein A, translating into MDLATLLGILGAFGIVTTAIFLGGSFGQFIDVPSMLIVIGGGLAATLIRFQVSDIAAAFVTAFKVALSGKGASPRDLISEITNLGEIVRKSGPLGLENVDVSDPVLAKGVQYIADGYELEFIKEAMERERDLQLSRLSEGKRVMKALGDSAPAFGMIGTLVGLVQMLANMDDPAAIGPSMAVALLTTLYGALISNIICLPMVDKLDAKFDVDELNQTLIIDGVCQIRESKSPALIKEMLVAYLPEKAREELAEAA; encoded by the coding sequence ATGGATCTCGCGACCCTTCTGGGAATTCTGGGTGCTTTTGGCATCGTTACCACCGCTATTTTTCTAGGCGGGAGTTTCGGCCAATTCATCGATGTACCGTCGATGCTGATCGTGATCGGCGGTGGTTTGGCCGCCACATTGATCCGTTTCCAAGTATCTGACATCGCTGCAGCTTTCGTAACCGCCTTTAAAGTCGCCCTGTCCGGCAAAGGCGCCAGTCCGCGTGATCTGATCTCCGAAATCACAAACTTGGGTGAAATCGTCCGTAAATCCGGTCCGCTCGGGCTGGAGAATGTCGATGTTTCGGACCCGGTTCTGGCCAAAGGCGTTCAATACATTGCCGACGGTTATGAGCTAGAATTCATCAAAGAGGCGATGGAGCGTGAGCGCGATTTGCAGCTGAGCCGTCTCTCGGAAGGCAAGCGCGTCATGAAAGCGCTTGGCGATTCGGCTCCTGCCTTCGGCATGATCGGAACGCTTGTTGGTCTGGTGCAGATGCTTGCCAACATGGACGACCCGGCAGCGATTGGCCCATCCATGGCTGTCGCTCTGTTGACCACCCTCTACGGCGCTCTGATCTCGAACATCATCTGCCTTCCGATGGTTGATAAACTTGATGCCAAATTTGATGTCGATGAACTGAATCAGACATTGATCATCGATGGTGTTTGCCAAATCCGCGAATCCAAGAGCCCGGCCCTGATTAAGGAAATGCTGGTCGCCTATCTGCCGGAAAAAGCACGTGAGGAATTGGCGGAAGCCGCTTAA
- a CDS encoding outer membrane beta-barrel protein, whose amino-acid sequence MTRFLTIICCVALATAQAEPLFAQTFTTDLRGTDDPDSIGSEEAGREEAEDPAGTNPTQSNVFSLRRNSNMAEEEDGSTGLGAAGRVDPVRPFSDRIRAVERAVPISEGGIDDTVFDGDTTFDEPEGIRLGSFVLTPQLTLTAGYSDNTSRSATGEAGPLYRIAPDIALSSDWIRHQFDASLRGSFIGYPNNSDDDDIFGTAAASLRLDISEATQVDGDISYNISREETGSAESSGDATLIHSGNIDLGVTRSVGLIAATAAVGAARTLYDTDNTSESARDNTVYSASLRLGGNSGGTFSPFTQGSLLFRRFDQTCSDSICEKRDANGYELRGGLSIAAGPKLVGEVSAGWRLEKLEDSRLKDLSGLIVNGSLVWSPSRLTTVTAGVGTDFSATDIDNASGSIIYSADLRLAHAFSDRWVGEAGLGYSYRTYEGVDIDESTLTGFGGMTFAVTQNVALTANYLHRRFQSSEEGRDYNENAIEAGLRFRH is encoded by the coding sequence ATGACTCGTTTTCTGACAATAATCTGCTGTGTTGCGCTAGCTACAGCGCAGGCTGAGCCGCTTTTTGCTCAGACGTTCACGACCGATTTGCGCGGAACAGACGATCCGGACAGCATCGGTTCTGAAGAAGCAGGCCGCGAAGAAGCTGAAGATCCTGCTGGTACAAACCCAACCCAATCGAATGTGTTTTCGCTCCGCCGGAATTCGAATATGGCCGAGGAAGAGGATGGGTCAACCGGTCTCGGGGCAGCCGGCCGTGTCGATCCTGTCAGACCTTTTTCTGACCGGATCAGGGCGGTTGAAAGAGCTGTGCCAATCAGCGAGGGCGGAATTGATGATACCGTGTTTGACGGCGATACCACCTTTGATGAACCAGAAGGCATTCGTCTTGGATCGTTTGTCCTTACACCGCAGCTCACTCTGACTGCCGGGTATTCCGACAACACATCACGCTCGGCAACCGGAGAAGCCGGGCCGCTCTACCGGATTGCGCCGGATATCGCTTTGTCATCGGATTGGATCCGGCACCAGTTTGACGCATCCTTGCGCGGCAGCTTCATCGGATATCCTAACAACAGTGATGACGATGATATCTTTGGCACGGCTGCTGCGAGCCTGAGGCTTGATATCAGTGAAGCGACACAGGTGGATGGTGACATCAGCTATAATATCAGTCGCGAGGAGACCGGCAGCGCAGAATCGTCCGGTGATGCAACGCTCATACACTCAGGCAATATCGATCTTGGGGTGACGCGCAGTGTTGGTTTGATCGCTGCAACGGCGGCTGTGGGCGCGGCTCGGACGCTTTATGATACTGACAATACGAGTGAAAGTGCCCGGGACAACACGGTCTATTCCGCGAGCTTGAGATTGGGCGGCAATTCGGGTGGAACCTTTTCGCCGTTTACACAAGGCTCGCTTCTGTTCCGCCGGTTTGATCAGACCTGCAGCGACAGCATTTGTGAGAAACGGGATGCAAATGGTTACGAGCTGCGCGGCGGACTTTCCATTGCAGCTGGTCCCAAATTGGTCGGTGAAGTCAGCGCGGGCTGGCGTCTTGAAAAACTTGAAGACAGCCGCTTGAAGGATCTTTCCGGATTGATCGTGAATGGGTCTTTGGTTTGGTCGCCAAGCCGTTTGACGACAGTCACCGCGGGTGTTGGTACCGATTTTTCGGCCACAGATATCGACAATGCCAGCGGCTCCATTATCTATTCTGCAGATCTACGCTTGGCACATGCTTTCTCTGACCGCTGGGTCGGGGAAGCCGGACTTGGCTACAGTTACCGGACCTATGAAGGCGTAGACATTGATGAGAGCACATTGACTGGCTTTGGCGGAATGACCTTTGCCGTAACGCAGAACGTTGCGCTCACGGCGAATTATCTACACCGCCGGTTCCAGAGCTCGGAAGAAGGCCGGGATTACAATGAAAACGCAATTGAAGCCGGTCTGCGGTTCCGGCATTAA
- a CDS encoding ABC transporter ATP-binding protein, with protein sequence MALLDVDTPNSEPAAEAAETILSVNNIEVIYDHVILVLKGVSLTVPKGGIVALLGANGAGKSTTLKAISNLLGAERGDVTKGKILFEGEEVQALSPNDLVRRGCIQVMEGRHCFGHLSIEENLLTGAYTRKDGHAAVKADLEMVYDYFPRLRERRQSQAGYTSGGEQQMCAIGRALMSRPKMILLDEPSMGLAPQLVEEIFEIVRKLNQNEGVSFLLAEQNTNVALKYATYGYIMESGRIVLDGDGKSLLENEDVKEFYLGVGGEGRRSFKDVKHYKRRKRWLA encoded by the coding sequence ATGGCGTTATTGGATGTAGACACACCGAATTCGGAACCAGCTGCTGAGGCGGCGGAAACGATCCTGTCGGTCAACAATATTGAAGTGATCTATGATCACGTGATCCTGGTGCTAAAGGGTGTGTCTCTGACTGTGCCCAAAGGCGGAATTGTCGCTCTTCTCGGCGCTAATGGCGCTGGCAAGTCCACCACCTTGAAGGCCATATCCAATTTGCTGGGTGCTGAGCGCGGAGATGTGACGAAGGGCAAGATTCTCTTTGAAGGTGAAGAAGTCCAGGCCCTCTCTCCCAACGATCTCGTCCGTCGCGGATGTATTCAGGTCATGGAAGGCCGGCATTGTTTCGGTCACTTGTCGATCGAAGAAAACCTTTTGACCGGGGCCTATACCCGCAAAGATGGCCATGCTGCGGTCAAAGCTGACCTCGAGATGGTCTATGATTATTTCCCTCGTCTGCGTGAGCGCCGCCAAAGTCAGGCGGGTTACACCTCAGGCGGCGAGCAGCAGATGTGCGCAATCGGACGGGCGCTTATGAGTCGACCGAAGATGATCCTTCTGGATGAGCCGAGCATGGGTCTTGCTCCACAGCTCGTTGAAGAGATTTTCGAAATCGTACGCAAGCTCAATCAAAACGAAGGCGTTTCGTTCCTTCTGGCCGAACAGAACACCAACGTTGCGCTTAAATACGCGACCTACGGATACATTATGGAATCCGGCCGGATCGTTCTCGATGGGGATGGGAAATCTCTCCTTGAGAATGAGGACGTCAAGGAATTTTACCTGGGTGTGGGCGGAGAAGGACGAAGGTCGTTCAAGGACGTCAAACACTACAAACGAAGGAAGCGCTGGCTGGCCTAA
- a CDS encoding flagellar motor protein MotB, which yields MAKKKQQGGGGAPDWLVTFADLMSLLVCFFVLIISFSIQDKEKLQVVAGSMREAFGVKDTSRKTGIIEVEGIPIRDYMKDISQVEQEMDSDFSQERHEKRRKQGPEANTHDTMEADIEKPRQFATAAASLRQAWQEMPEITEVSSNIILEETEEGLNIMLVDQDGRSMFREGSKYPYETTRRLISKMAPVLARMPNRIEITGHTTAGRSTTDPSYTGWDLSTERANVARQILSEYGVPDGQFHSVVGKSDTEPLFPNDPYLAANRRVGILLMAEEPPIPPGHKL from the coding sequence ATGGCAAAGAAGAAACAACAAGGCGGAGGCGGCGCACCAGATTGGCTGGTGACCTTTGCCGATCTTATGTCCCTGCTTGTGTGTTTCTTCGTTCTGATCATTTCCTTTTCCATTCAGGACAAGGAAAAGCTTCAGGTTGTCGCTGGCTCCATGCGCGAAGCCTTCGGCGTGAAGGACACCTCACGCAAAACCGGGATTATCGAAGTCGAAGGCATCCCGATCCGCGATTACATGAAGGACATCAGCCAGGTCGAACAGGAAATGGATTCCGACTTCTCCCAGGAACGGCACGAGAAACGTCGGAAACAGGGACCGGAAGCCAATACCCATGATACCATGGAAGCCGATATCGAAAAGCCGCGCCAATTTGCAACAGCGGCCGCTTCCCTCCGTCAGGCCTGGCAGGAAATGCCGGAAATCACCGAAGTCTCCAGCAACATTATTCTGGAAGAGACCGAAGAAGGTCTCAACATCATGCTGGTCGACCAGGATGGCCGCTCAATGTTCCGCGAGGGGTCAAAATATCCGTATGAGACCACCCGGAGGCTGATTTCAAAGATGGCCCCGGTGTTGGCGCGCATGCCGAACCGGATCGAGATTACCGGACACACCACCGCTGGGCGGTCTACAACAGACCCGAGCTATACCGGTTGGGATCTGTCCACTGAACGGGCCAACGTCGCTCGCCAGATCCTGTCAGAATATGGCGTTCCGGACGGCCAGTTCCACTCTGTCGTTGGCAAGTCAGACACCGAACCGCTGTTTCCCAACGATCCATACTTGGCTGCAAACCGGCGGGTGGGAATCTTGCTCATGGCAGAAGAACCGCCAATCCCGCCGGGCCATAAGCTATAA
- a CDS encoding ABC transporter substrate-binding protein yields MNFKQLALGTAVAFGVGLSGAMTSVAQAEDSNYVPLLTYRTGPFAASGIHIANGMSDYLKMLNERDGGIGGVKIAVEECETGYNAQKGVECYEATKGKGALVYNPYSTGITLQLIPKASVDKIPVLSMGYGLSAAADGNTFPWVFNVPDTYWDGASVVIKYIGEQEGGLENLKGKKIGYIFLDAGYGREPIPLLEQLAEKHGFELAKYPVGIKEMQNQSSQWLNVRRDRPDYMVMWGWGAMNPTAIKEAVKIRYPMEKFIGVWWSAGDDDAGAGGEGAKGYKALNFSGVGRDYKALDDIQKHVIDAGLSSTDAETVGQTLYNRGVLNSVIVAEGIRTAQELTGKKVITGEDMRMGLEALNLDEARLAELGLTGFAHPMKVTCDDHSGSHPVFVQEWTGSKWQQASGWIEPMTDVVRPLIEAAAKEYAEKNAPWPARTEACPN; encoded by the coding sequence ATGAACTTCAAGCAACTTGCTCTGGGAACAGCTGTTGCATTCGGTGTGGGACTGTCGGGCGCTATGACGTCTGTTGCCCAGGCTGAAGACAGCAACTATGTCCCGCTGCTGACTTACCGGACCGGCCCATTTGCTGCTTCCGGCATCCATATCGCCAACGGTATGAGTGACTACCTCAAAATGCTCAACGAGCGTGATGGTGGTATCGGTGGTGTCAAAATTGCCGTTGAAGAATGTGAAACCGGCTACAACGCGCAAAAAGGCGTTGAGTGCTACGAAGCCACCAAAGGCAAAGGCGCGCTGGTGTACAATCCGTATTCAACGGGGATTACGCTTCAGCTGATCCCGAAAGCCAGTGTCGACAAGATCCCGGTTCTATCCATGGGTTATGGCCTGTCTGCTGCGGCTGACGGCAACACCTTCCCGTGGGTCTTCAATGTGCCGGACACATATTGGGACGGTGCTTCTGTTGTCATCAAATACATTGGTGAACAAGAAGGCGGCCTGGAGAACCTGAAGGGCAAAAAAATCGGCTATATCTTCCTGGATGCCGGTTATGGCCGCGAGCCGATCCCGCTTCTGGAACAGCTTGCCGAAAAACACGGCTTTGAACTGGCGAAATACCCAGTTGGCATCAAAGAAATGCAGAACCAGTCTTCGCAGTGGCTGAACGTACGCCGTGACCGCCCGGACTACATGGTCATGTGGGGTTGGGGTGCTATGAACCCGACCGCGATCAAGGAAGCTGTGAAAATTCGCTATCCGATGGAGAAATTCATCGGCGTGTGGTGGTCCGCAGGTGATGACGATGCCGGTGCTGGCGGTGAAGGCGCTAAAGGCTACAAGGCTCTGAACTTCTCCGGCGTTGGCCGTGACTACAAGGCACTTGATGACATCCAGAAGCATGTTATCGATGCCGGCTTGTCTTCCACCGATGCCGAAACCGTTGGTCAAACTCTATACAACCGCGGTGTTTTGAACTCTGTCATCGTTGCTGAGGGTATCCGTACAGCCCAGGAACTGACCGGTAAGAAAGTGATCACCGGTGAAGATATGCGTATGGGTCTGGAAGCTCTGAACCTTGACGAAGCCCGTTTGGCCGAATTGGGCCTCACCGGTTTTGCTCACCCGATGAAAGTCACCTGTGACGACCACTCCGGTAGCCACCCTGTGTTCGTTCAGGAATGGACCGGTTCCAAGTGGCAACAGGCCTCTGGCTGGATTGAGCCGATGACTGACGTCGTTCGTCCGCTGATCGAAGCTGCGGCAAAAGAATATGCCGAGAAAAACGCTCCGTGGCCTGCACGGACTGAAGCCTGCCCGAACTAA
- a CDS encoding NfeD family protein produces MSLTETILGTLGYWSWIVLGLLLLGLEILAPGTIFLWFGLSAIVVGVFALAFGFSWQVHVALFVVLSLVSLLIGRKLMVRSAAETGDPGLNKRGSRYIGREFTLTAPLSEGAGKLSIDDTIWRISGPDLPAGTKVRVDAVDGARLVVSDANPAAEA; encoded by the coding sequence ATGAGCCTGACTGAAACGATCCTTGGCACGCTTGGGTACTGGAGTTGGATTGTCTTGGGGTTGCTCCTTTTGGGGCTGGAAATCCTGGCGCCGGGGACGATTTTCTTGTGGTTCGGCCTGTCCGCCATTGTTGTCGGAGTATTTGCGCTCGCTTTCGGCTTCAGTTGGCAGGTCCACGTTGCGCTGTTTGTTGTGCTTTCTTTGGTCAGTCTGCTGATTGGGCGAAAGTTGATGGTGCGCTCGGCGGCAGAAACCGGAGATCCTGGGCTCAACAAGCGCGGAAGCCGGTACATTGGCCGGGAATTCACCCTGACCGCGCCGCTCAGCGAAGGGGCCGGAAAATTGTCGATAGACGATACGATCTGGCGGATTTCTGGCCCTGACTTGCCCGCAGGAACCAAAGTGCGTGTCGACGCGGTCGATGGTGCTCGTTTGGTTGTTTCAGATGCAAATCCAGCCGCTGAGGCATAG
- a CDS encoding SIS domain-containing protein: MTNPVQNPHLHDDTDLPMEYLVSAERALETEMAGLSALRAALKDGLAVPFQKTCDLIQNIFGRVIVSGIGKSGHIGTKIAASLASTGTPAFFVHATEASHGDLGMITKDDVVLALSWSGETQELASLVAYTRRFKVPLIALTSRADSTLAKASDIVLKLPSVAEACPHGLAPTTSALVQLAIGDALTVAILEGRGFTVQDYKVFHPGGRLGASLKSAKDIMHGGDAMPLVPATTLMSEGILVMSQKSFGVLGVVDELNQLVGVITDGDLRRHVTTNLLEKTAGEIMTKSPKTVAPSALSASVLELLNSLKITTVFVVEDGRPQGIIHMHDLLRAGAA, from the coding sequence ATGACCAATCCGGTTCAAAATCCACACCTGCACGATGATACTGACCTGCCAATGGAATATCTGGTATCCGCAGAACGGGCCCTTGAAACCGAAATGGCCGGGCTCAGCGCCCTCAGGGCAGCTCTGAAAGATGGGTTGGCAGTTCCTTTTCAAAAAACCTGCGATCTGATCCAGAACATTTTCGGCCGTGTCATCGTCTCCGGGATCGGAAAAAGCGGGCACATTGGCACAAAAATCGCGGCCAGCCTCGCATCGACCGGAACGCCTGCATTTTTTGTACACGCAACAGAAGCAAGCCATGGCGATCTCGGCATGATCACCAAGGACGATGTTGTCCTAGCTCTGTCCTGGTCCGGTGAAACCCAAGAACTGGCAAGTCTCGTTGCCTACACTCGGCGTTTCAAAGTGCCGCTTATTGCTCTGACATCGCGGGCCGACAGCACGCTGGCCAAGGCTTCCGATATTGTCTTGAAATTGCCAAGTGTTGCCGAGGCCTGTCCGCATGGTCTTGCACCGACAACATCAGCACTTGTTCAACTGGCGATCGGCGACGCACTGACTGTCGCGATCCTGGAAGGCCGTGGCTTCACCGTTCAAGACTATAAGGTATTCCATCCAGGTGGACGCCTAGGTGCAAGCCTGAAGTCCGCCAAGGACATCATGCATGGCGGCGACGCCATGCCTCTTGTCCCGGCGACAACGCTGATGAGCGAAGGCATTCTTGTCATGTCGCAAAAAAGCTTCGGCGTTTTAGGGGTTGTCGACGAGTTGAACCAGTTGGTTGGCGTTATCACGGATGGCGATTTGCGCCGCCACGTCACAACCAATCTTCTAGAAAAGACGGCTGGTGAAATCATGACGAAGTCGCCAAAGACCGTTGCCCCGTCGGCATTGTCTGCCTCAGTTCTGGAATTGCTGAACAGCCTCAAGATCACGACCGTCTTTGTTGTCGAGGACGGGCGCCCGCAAGGCATCATCCATATGCACGATCTGCTGCGGGCTGGAGCGGCCTAG
- a CDS encoding phenylacetate--CoA ligase family protein, producing the protein MSNQPFEAREQQDAALREQDLFARLPEQLSGAKQTAPGWAAQLDGVDPAAVTDRYALAKLPVLRKSEMLEKQKQKPPFGGFLAQNGETAARVFMSPGPIWEPQAPGLDPWNGARALHAAGFKKGDTVLNAFSYHLTPGGFILDQAAIAMGCSVFPAGVGNTDMQAEAVEILKPSGFTGTPDYLKVLLDRGAEQGRDMSSLKVALVSGGALFPALRQEYADRGIQVAQCYATADLGVIAYETPAREGMVVNEDYIVEIVRPGTGEPVSDGEVGELVVTNFNPLYPLIRFGTGDLSMVMPGQSPCGRTNMRLAGWMGRADQRTKIKGMFVDPSQIAQIISDHPEVKKARLSVSRVGAGDAMKLAVETEVTGNGLADRVAESLRDVTRLKGDVELVAPGTLPNDGKVISDERDYG; encoded by the coding sequence ATGAGCAATCAACCATTTGAGGCGCGCGAGCAGCAAGATGCGGCTCTGCGTGAACAGGATCTCTTTGCCCGGCTTCCGGAGCAACTCAGCGGCGCTAAACAAACCGCGCCAGGCTGGGCTGCGCAGCTGGATGGGGTTGATCCGGCTGCTGTAACCGACCGGTATGCGCTGGCTAAACTGCCCGTGCTGCGGAAGTCGGAGATGCTGGAAAAGCAGAAGCAGAAACCGCCTTTCGGTGGGTTTCTTGCCCAAAATGGCGAAACAGCCGCTCGTGTCTTCATGTCTCCGGGACCTATATGGGAGCCGCAAGCGCCGGGCCTTGATCCTTGGAACGGGGCGAGAGCGCTTCATGCCGCGGGCTTCAAAAAAGGCGATACAGTCCTCAATGCGTTTTCTTATCACCTGACCCCCGGTGGCTTCATTTTGGACCAGGCTGCAATTGCGATGGGGTGTTCGGTTTTCCCGGCAGGGGTTGGAAACACCGATATGCAGGCTGAAGCAGTTGAAATCCTAAAACCGTCCGGGTTTACCGGAACGCCCGATTACCTCAAGGTCCTCCTCGACCGTGGGGCTGAGCAAGGCCGGGATATGTCCTCCCTCAAGGTTGCCCTGGTCTCCGGCGGCGCCTTGTTCCCGGCTTTGCGGCAGGAATATGCCGATCGCGGCATTCAGGTTGCGCAGTGTTACGCGACCGCCGATCTTGGTGTGATCGCCTATGAGACGCCTGCACGAGAAGGCATGGTGGTCAACGAAGACTATATCGTTGAAATCGTGCGTCCGGGCACAGGCGAACCCGTTTCAGATGGCGAAGTGGGCGAGCTTGTCGTTACCAATTTCAATCCGCTTTACCCGTTGATCCGTTTCGGAACAGGGGATCTCTCCATGGTCATGCCAGGCCAGTCGCCGTGCGGGCGGACCAATATGCGGTTGGCTGGCTGGATGGGGCGGGCCGATCAACGGACCAAAATCAAAGGTATGTTTGTCGACCCGTCCCAGATCGCCCAAATAATTTCTGATCATCCAGAGGTTAAAAAAGCACGGCTTTCGGTGAGCAGAGTGGGGGCGGGTGACGCAATGAAGTTGGCTGTTGAAACTGAAGTAACAGGCAACGGTCTTGCTGATCGAGTGGCCGAATCTTTGCGTGATGTGACACGCCTGAAAGGGGATGTCGAATTGGTTGCGCCCGGCACGTTGCCCAATGATGGCAAAGTCATATCCGACGAGCGGGACTACGGCTAA
- the hemH gene encoding ferrochelatase, translating to MTVQPTAPMMDQASEFQKVRLPDGHPDTKSGKVGVLLVNLGTPDATDYWPMRRYLREFLSDKRVIEWPKAIWYPILYGIVLMTRPGKSGKAYDEIWNHDKNESPLRTITRSQSDKLTEMLGVESGRLKVDWAMRYGQPSIPDKLKALKEDGCDRILVFPLYPQYSATTTATVNDVVCKTLLEMRWQPAIRTVPPYHDDPAYVNALAKSVERHLQSLDFEPETILTSYHGIPQSYFKRGDPYHCHCMKTTRLMREVLGMDEQKLRVTFQSRFGPEEWLQPYTDKTVEQLAKDGMKNIAVMNPGFVADCLETLEEIAGEAGEIFEEAGGENFTHIPCLNDSDLGMDVLETIVRRELGGWI from the coding sequence ATGACCGTTCAACCGACCGCTCCAATGATGGATCAGGCCTCCGAATTTCAGAAAGTTCGGCTTCCTGATGGGCACCCGGATACAAAATCCGGAAAGGTCGGAGTGCTACTTGTTAATTTAGGTACGCCTGACGCAACAGATTATTGGCCCATGCGCCGGTATTTGCGGGAATTCTTGTCCGACAAGCGGGTCATCGAATGGCCAAAAGCAATCTGGTATCCAATCCTTTACGGTATTGTTCTAATGACCCGGCCGGGTAAATCCGGCAAGGCGTATGATGAAATTTGGAACCACGATAAAAACGAATCTCCTCTGCGGACGATAACGCGTAGCCAGTCTGATAAATTGACCGAGATGCTCGGGGTTGAAAGTGGCCGTCTCAAAGTCGATTGGGCGATGCGCTATGGCCAGCCGTCCATTCCGGACAAGCTGAAGGCATTGAAAGAAGACGGCTGCGACCGGATCCTGGTTTTTCCGCTTTATCCTCAGTATTCGGCGACCACCACGGCAACCGTAAACGATGTTGTCTGCAAGACTTTGCTGGAGATGCGCTGGCAGCCGGCGATCCGGACGGTGCCGCCCTATCATGACGATCCGGCTTATGTGAATGCCTTGGCGAAATCCGTTGAGCGGCATCTGCAAAGCTTGGACTTTGAGCCGGAAACGATCCTGACGTCCTATCACGGTATTCCGCAGTCCTATTTCAAGCGCGGCGATCCATATCATTGCCATTGCATGAAAACCACACGGTTGATGCGTGAGGTGCTGGGCATGGATGAGCAAAAACTGCGGGTGACATTCCAATCCCGGTTCGGGCCTGAGGAATGGCTACAGCCCTACACCGACAAGACCGTTGAGCAGCTTGCCAAAGATGGCATGAAAAACATTGCGGTTATGAACCCGGGGTTTGTTGCCGATTGCCTGGAAACGCTTGAGGAAATTGCCGGTGAAGCAGGCGAGATTTTTGAGGAAGCCGGCGGCGAAAACTTTACCCATATTCCGTGTCTCAATGACAGCGACCTGGGGATGGACGTTTTAGAAACGATTGTCCGTCGGGAATTGGGTGGCTGGATCTGA